The proteins below are encoded in one region of Candidatus Methylomirabilota bacterium:
- a CDS encoding class I SAM-dependent methyltransferase gives AEGTDEIDRIAKSPTSIWAVVPRYGRFLFTLVMMFKPRRILEVGMANGASCAYIAKAQLSYLQQDGAHVIIDPFQSTQWHNAGRAMLERLGLDRNIEVIEDYSIHAIPNLEKQGQRFDLAFIDGNHCLDYTLADVLASDRVLRIGGLIVLDDSRAFGVRMAVPYLDRYRVNLTRIQFDNWLVHWWREHISGRRRMTVYQKNSEDVRGPAGT, from the coding sequence GCGGAAGGCACGGACGAGATCGATCGCATCGCGAAGAGCCCAACCTCGATCTGGGCCGTGGTTCCGCGATACGGCAGGTTTCTGTTTACCCTGGTGATGATGTTCAAGCCCCGACGAATCCTGGAAGTGGGGATGGCAAACGGCGCGAGTTGCGCTTACATCGCCAAGGCGCAACTCTCCTACCTTCAGCAAGATGGGGCCCACGTGATCATCGACCCGTTTCAATCGACCCAGTGGCACAATGCGGGCCGCGCCATGCTTGAGCGCCTGGGGCTCGACAGAAACATCGAGGTGATCGAGGACTACTCGATCCATGCGATTCCAAATCTGGAGAAACAGGGCCAACGCTTTGACCTCGCCTTCATCGACGGGAATCACTGCCTCGATTACACCCTGGCCGACGTGTTGGCTAGCGACCGCGTCCTGCGCATTGGTGGACTTATCGTGTTGGACGATTCCAGGGCCTTCGGTGTGCGCATGGCGGTGCCCTATCTGGATCGTTACCGCGTCAATTTGACCCGGATCCAATTCGACAACTGGCTGGTGCACTGGTGGCGTGAGCACATCTCCGGGCGACGGCGAATGACGGTCTACCAGAAGAACAGCGAAGACGTTCGCGGGCCCGCGGGAACCTGA